Proteins from a genomic interval of Stigmatopora nigra isolate UIUO_SnigA chromosome 19, RoL_Snig_1.1, whole genome shotgun sequence:
- the sptbn2 gene encoding spectrin family protein isoform X1, which translates to MSTISPTDFDSLEIQQQYNDINNRWDLAAAETEWDNENSSARLFERSRIKALADEREAVQKKTFTKWVNSHLGRVTCRIGDLYTDLRDGRMLMRLLEVLSGEQLPRPTKGRMRIHCLENVDKALQFLKEQKVHLENMGSHDIVDGNHRLTLGLIWTIILRFQIQDISVETEDNKEKKSAKDALLLWCQMKTAGYPNVNIHNFTTSWRDGLAFNAIVHKHRPDLIEFDTLKRSNAHYNLQNAFNIAEKELGLTKLLDPEDVNVDHPDEKSIITYVATYYHYFSKMKALAVEGKRIGKVLDYAIEADQLIDKYETLASELLEWIEQTIVTLNDRQLANSLSAVQNQLQAFNSYRTVEKPPKFTEKGNLEVLLFTIQSKMRANNQKVYTPREGKLISDINKAWERLEKAEHERELALRNELIRQEKLEMLAARFDRKAAMRETWLSENQRLVSQDNFGTDLGAVEAATRKHEAIETDIGAYWERVAAVEAVAKELEAEKYHDVRRVLARRDNVLRLWEYLKELLTARRERLNAHRDLQRLFEEMRYILDWMADMKSRLQSQDSGKHLHDVLDLLQKHTLVEADISAQAERIKAVQGAAKRFTSHDQAYKPCEPGLVSEKVNLLGQAYEELGHLAGKRRERLEDSRRLWQFLWDLGEEAAWIREQEQILTSGECGRDLTSALHLLSKHEAFRDEMAARYGPLSNSIAAGETLVNEGHFGAPEVTESIKDIRAQWAHLEETTKLREQKLKDSVALHQFLTDTNDMDVWLMETLRQVSSQDVGHDEFSTQTLARKQREIEEEIKSHKPLIESLHEQNQALPQTYADYPEVKGRLPAIEQHYKELQSLSVSRRQALEGALALYRMFSEAGACQLWVEEKEKWLHGMEIPTKLEDLEVVQQRFETLEPEMNSIGTSVTEVNHVVERLLNSDNCNKDQIHQTRDHLNNRWKEFQKLAGQKKQGLESALNIQNYHLECNEIQTWMREKTKVIESTQSLGNDLTGVMALQRKLTGMERDLEAIQGKLNDLREEAKKLAEEHPDQAGEIQDRLAGIQEVWEELNATMKRREESLGEASKLQGFLRDLDDFQSWLSRTQTAVASEDIPTSLPEAESLLAQHENIKNEVDNYKDDYEKMRVVGEEVTQGQTDAQHMFLAQRLQALDTGWHELRQMWENRHSLLAQAFDFQTFLRDAKQAEAFLNSQEYVLSHTEMPTSLQGAEEAIKKYEDFLTTTDASEEKITGVVEGGQRLINDGNANSDKIQEKVDSIQERHLKNKNAANELLAKLKDNRELQHFLQDGQELTLWINEKMLTAQDMSYDEARNLHSKWQKHQAFMAELASNKDWLDKIDKEGQVLVAEKPELKPVVQQTLEELQRQWEELEATTRTKAQCLFDANRAELFTQSCCALDGWVKNLEGQLHSDDYGKDLTSVNILLKKHQMLESQMEVREKEVQSLQSQALALSQEDAGLCEVDGQQRRVTDSFSSLREPLGLRRQRLLASKEAHQFNRDLEDEILWVKERMPLATSTDHGKDLPTVQLLIKKNQTLQKEIQGHQPRIDEIHKRGKTQSQVDGERQSVLEERLVELKDLWDQLIGETDKRHARLIEANRAQQFYADAAEAEAWMGEQELHMMSEEKAKDEQSALVMVKKHQSLEQALEDYAQTIHQLSNSSRLMVTSEHPESDRITLRQAQVDKLYAGLKDLAEERRGRLQERLRLTQLKREVDDLEQWIAEREVVAGSHELGQDYEHVTMLRDKFREFARDTSTIGQERVDGVNGLADDLIESGHPENASVAEWKDGLNEAWADLLELIDTRTQMLAASYELHRFHQDAMEVLGRVKEKREALPSDLGRDLNTVQHLHRQHNTFENDIQALSGQVNQVQDDAARLQKAYAGEKADDINRSEHAVSSAWEGLLEAGESRRVLLLDTVEKFRFFNMVRDLMLWMDGVNLQIDAHDSPRDVSSAGLVIANHQDIKSEIETRGDSFTACIDMGNALMNNNHYATDEIREKLAQLQEKRERINKKWQDKMDYLQIMLEVLQFGRDAYVAESWLAGQEPLVRTADLGSNVDEVESLIKRHEAFEKLAASWEERFVQLEKLTTLEEQEIQRRREEEERARRPPTPAPVEEVAQSEAESRVHDSAARTSLDQTTLNQSVSVNGVHSDNDTSQNITIPSPSIFSSSGRRCSSHIDYQQSQSLSLSVGSKSEAKRVYKAKQPQRGSESENGPGRDSGLASSRLEPPSATLPGRGGAESDPDTMEGILCRKQEMESHSKKAATRSWQNVYCVLRKGSMGFYKDGKSATNGIPYHGEVPISLGEAVCEIAHDYKKRKHVFKLRLGDGKEYLFQAKDEAEMSAWIHSILSSIPSGSGDSPGVPRPINRAMTMPPISPGGSVDTGGVTMRNKDGKDKDREKRFSFFGKKK; encoded by the exons ATGAGCGTGAAGCTGTACAGAAGAAAACCTTTACCAAATGGGTGAACTCTCACTTAGGCCGAGTCACTTGTCGCATCGGTGACCTGTACACAGACCTGCGTGATGGCCGCATGCTTATGCGTCTACTGGAAGTGCTCTCAGGAGAGCAACTG CCAAGACCCACAAAAGGCCGCATGCGTATCCACTGTTTAGAAAATGTCGATAAAGCTCTACAATTCCTCAAGGAACAAAAGGTCCATCTAGAAAATATGGGATCACATGATATTGTGGATGGTAACCACCGTCTCACCCTGGGGCTCATCTGGACTATAATTCTTCGCTTCCAG ATTCAGGACATCAGTGTGGAGACGGAAGACAACAAAGAGAAGAAATCGGCAAAAGATGCTCTTCTTTTATGGTGTCAAATGAAAACTGCTGG CTATCCCAATGTCAACATTCACAACTTCACAACCAGTTGGAGGGATGGCCTAGCGTTCAATGCCATCGTGCACAAACACAG ACCCGACCTGATTGAGTTTGACACACTGAAAAGGTCCAACGCTCACTACAATCTTCAGAATGCTTTTAATATAGCCGAGAAGGAGTTGGGCCTTACTAAGCTGCTGGACCCAGAAG ATGTTAATGTTGATCATCCAGATGAGAAGTCCATCATTACCTACGTGGCCACCTACTACCATTACTTCTCAAAGATGAAAGCGCTAGCAGTGGAGGGCAAACGTATTGGCAAG GTTCTCGACTATGCCATCGAAGCCGATCAGCTGATAGACAAATACGAAACCTTGGCTTCAGAGTTGCTGGAGTGGATCGAACAGACAATAGTGACGCTGAATGACCGACAGCTCGCAAACTCGCTCAGTGCCGTGCAGAACCAGCTCCAAGCTTTTAATTCCTACCGCACTGTAGAAAAGCCTCCCAA ATTTACTGAGAAGGGAAACTTGGAAGTCCTCCTCTTTACAATCCAGAGTAAGATGAGAGCAAACAACCAGAAGGTTTACACACCAAGAGAAGGAAAATTAATCTCGGACATCAATAAG GCATGGGAGCGACTAGAAAAGGCTGAGCATGAACGCGAGTTGGCCCTGAGAAATGAACTCATTCGTCAAGAAAAGCTGGAGATGCTTGCGGCACGTTTCGACCGCAAAGCTGCTATGCGGGAAACGTGGCTAAGTGAGAATCAGCGCTTGGTGTCTCAG GACAATTTTGGAACTGATTTGGGAGCAGTGGAAGCCGCCACCCGAAAACACGAGGCCATTGAGACTGACATTGGCGCCTATTGGGAGCGTGTGGCTGCTGTCGAAGCTGTGGCCAAAGAGCTGGAGGCAGAGAAATACCACGATGTGAGACGTGTTCTTGCGAGAAGGGACAATGTGCTTCGGCTATGGGAATACCTCAAGGAGCTACTGACAGCACGGAGAGAGCGACTGAATGCCCACCGAGATCTGCAGAGGCTGTTTGAAGAGATGCGTTACATCTTGGATTGGATGGCTGACATGAAG AGTCGTCTGCAGTCGCAAGATAGCGGCAAACATTTGCACGATGTTTTGGACCTTCTTCAGAAACATACTCTAGTAGAGGCTGACATTTCAGCTCAAGCTGAGAGAATCAAAGCAGTGCAGGGAGCTGCAAAACGTTTCACTTCACACGATCAAG CCTACAAACCGTGCGAGCCTGGGCTAGTCAGCGAAAAGGTCAATCTGCTCGGCCAAGCCTACGAGGAGCTTGGCCATTTGGCCGGAAAGCGCAGAGAGCGCCTTGAGGATTCTCGCCGCCTTTGGCAATTCTTGTGGGACCTGGGAGAAGAGGCGGCATGGATCAGAGAGCAAGAGCAGATCTTGACCAGTGGAGAGTGCGGCAGGGACCTCACATCTGCCCTTCATCTGCTCAGTAAACACGAGGCATTCAGAGACGAGATGGCAGCCCGCTACGGCCCACTTAGCAACAGTATTGCTGCAGGAGAGACCTTGGTGAATGAGGGACACTTTGGTGCTCCAGAGGTCACAGAGAGCATTAAAGATATTCGTGCACAGTGGGCACATTTGGAGGAG ACAACAAAATTGAGAGAACAGAAGCTTAAAGACTCAGTGGCCCTGCATCAGTTCTTGACAGATACTAATGACATGGATGTTTGGCTAATGGAAACGCTAAGACAGGTGTCTAGTCAGGACGTGGGTCACGACGAGTTCTCCACCCAAACGTTAGCTCGCAAGCAAAGGGAAATCGAGGAAGAGATCAAGAGCCACAAACCGCTCATTGAATCTCTACACGAACAAAACCAAGCACTTCCACAAACCTATGCTGATTACCCTGAg GTGAAGGGCCGCCTACCTGCTATCGAGCAGCACTATAAGGAACTCCAATCCCTTTCAGTGTCTCGGCGCCAGGCACTGGAAGGTGCTTTGGCGCTCTATCGCATGTTTAGTGAGGCAGGCGCCTGCCAACTGTGGGTGGAAGAAAAAGAGAAGTGGTTACACGGCATGGAGATCCCGACCAAACTCGAAGACTTGGAAGTGGTGCAGCAGAG GTTTGAGACACTGGAACCTGAAATGAACAGCATAGGGACGAGTGTCACCGAAGTGAATCATGTGGTTGAGAGGCTGTTAAATTCGGACAACTGTAATAAAGACCAAATCCACCAGACACGTGACCATCTGAACAACAG GTGGAAAGAATTCCAAAAACTGGCTGGTCAAAAGAAACAAGGCTTGGAATCGGCTCTCAATATCCAAAACTACCACCTGGAATGTAATGAAATCCAAACGTGGATGAGAGAAAAGACCAAAGTCATTGAATCGACTCAGAGTTTGGGAAATGATCTAACTGGAGTGATGGCATTACAGCGCAAACTCACAGGCATGGAGAGAGACTTAGAGGCCATTCAG GGGAAATTAAATGACCTGCGAGAGGAGGCAAAAAAACTGGCTGAGGAACATCCAGATCAAGCAGGGGAGATTCAAGATCGCTTGGCAGGGATACAGGAAGTATGGGAGGAGTTGAACGCCACCATGAAACGGCGAGAAGAATCACTGGGTGAAGCCAGCAAGCTTCAAGGCTTCCTTAGGGATCTTGATGACTTCCAGTCGTGGCTCTCCCGCACCCAGACGGCCGTGGCCTCAGAGGACATTCCTACTTCTCTGCCTGAGGCCGAGAGCTTGCTAGCCCAGCACGAGAATATCAAAAATGAGGTGGATAACTACAAAGACGACTATGAGAAGATGCGAGTGGTCGGCGAGGAGGTGACCCAAGGACAAACCGATGCCCAACACATGTTTTTGGCCCAAAGACTCCAGGCCTTGGATACTGGCTGGCACGAGCTACGCCAAATGTGGGAAAACCGCCACAGTCTTTTGGCACAAGCATTTGACTTCCAGACTTTCTTAAGGGATGCAAAGCAGGCAGAGGCCTTCCTCAATAGTCAG GAGTATGTATTATCCCACACAGAAATGCCAACAAGTCTTCAGGGAGCGGAAGAggccattaaaaaatatgaagatttCCTCACCACCACAGATGCCAGTGAGGAGAAAATAACTGGTGTTGTAGAGGGAGGGCAGCGCCTCATTAACGATGGCAATGCAAACTCCGACAAGATTCAAGAGAAGGTGGATTCTATTCAGGAAAG gcatttaaaaaataagaatgcTGCCAATGAGTTGCTGGCAAAACTTAAGGATAACCGTGAACTGCAGCACTTCCTTCAAGATGGACAGGAG CTAACATTGTGGATCAATGAGAAGATGCTGACAGCTCAGGACATGTCATACGATGAAGCTAGAAATCTTCACAGCAAGTGGCAAAAACACCAAGCCTTTATGGCAGAGCTGGCGTCTAACAAAGACTGGCTGGACAAAATTGATAAG GAGGGCCAGGTTCTCGTGGCAGAGAAGCCAGAGCTGAAACCTGTTGTTCAGCAAACTCTGGAGGAACTCCAGCGTCAATGGGAGGAGTTAGAGGCCACCACTCGCACCAAAGCTCAGTGCTTGTTTGATGCCAACCGGGCTGAGCTGTTCACTCAAAGCTGCTGTGCACTAGATGGATGGGTTAAGAACCTGGAGGGTCAGCTCCATAGTGATGACTATGGCAAGGATTTGACCAGTGTGAACATTCTGCTCAAGAAGCACCAG ATGCTGGAGAGCCAGATGGAGGTCAGGGAAAAAGAGGTGCAGTCACTTCAGTCGCAAGCCTTGGCTTTGTCTCAGGAAGATGCCGGACTTTGCGAGGTGGACGGTCAACAAAGGCGCGTTACAGACAGCTTTTCTAGTCTTAGGGAGCCTCTCGGACTGAGGAGACAGCGGCTACTGGCCTCCAAAGAGGCACATCAGTTCAACAGAGACCTGGAAGATGAAATA tTGTGGGTGAAAGAACGAATGCCCTTGGCGACCTCCACAGACCATGGGAAAGATCTTCCTACAGTGCAACTACTCATCAAAAAGAACCAG ACCTTGCAAAAAGAGATCCAGGGTCATCAACCCCGCATTGATGAGATCCACAAACGTGGAAAGACTCAAAGCCAGGTAGACGGAGAGCGGCAGTCTGTTCTCGAGGAGCGACTGGTCGAGCTGAAAGACCTTTGGGATCAACTGATCGGCGAGACGGACAAACGTCACGCTCGTCTGATCGAAGCCAATCGAGCACAGCAATTCTACGCCGATGCGGCGGAAGCAGAGGCCTGGATGGGTGAACAGGAGTTGCACATGATGTCAGAAGAAAAGGCTAAGGATGAACAGAGTGCTCTAGTCATGGTTAAGAAGCACCAGAGTCTGGAACAGGCCCTGGAAGACTATGCTCAGACTATTCACCAGTTATCCAATAGCAGCCGATTGATGGTCACCAGCGAACATCCAGAGAG CGACAGAATCACATTACGACAAGCACAAGTGGATAAGTTGTATGCTGGCTTGAAAGACCTTGCAGAGGAACGTCGCGGAAGGCTTCAGGAGAGACTTCGTCTGACCCAGTTAAAGCGGGAGGTGGATGATTTGGAACAGTGGATTGCAGAAAGGGAGGTGGTTGCTGGCTCGCATGAATTAGGCCAGGACTATGAACATGTCACA ATGCTGAGAGACAAATTCCGTGAGTTTGCCCGCGACACCAGCACCATTGGCCAAGAGCGCGTAGATGGCGTGAACGGACTGGCGGACGACCTCATTGAATCGGGTCATCCAGAGAACGCTAGTGTTGCCGAGTGGAAGGACGGTTTAAACGAGGCCTGGGCCGACCTCCTGGAACTGATTGACACGCGCACGCAGATGTTGGCTGCCTCCTACGAGCTGCACCGCTTCCATCAGGACGCCATGGAAGTTCTGGGCCGGGTTAAGGAGAAGCGAGAGGCGCTACCATCTGACCTGGGCCGAGATCTCAACACCGTGCAGCACTTACACAGACAGCACAATacttttgaaaatgacattcaGGCTCTTAGCGGACAG GTCAACCAGGTGCAAGATGATGCAGCCCGCTTGCAAAAAGCCTACGCTGGAGAAAAAGCGGATGATATTAATCGCAGCGAACATGCAGTGAGTTCTGCCTGGGAGGGTCTTCTTGAGGCAGGCGAGTCCCGTAGGGTGCTCCTCCTGGACACTGTGGAAAAGTTCCGCTTCTTCAACATGGTGCGAGACCTCATGCTCTGGATGGATGGGGTCAACTTGCAGATCGACGCACATGACAGCCCCAG GGACGTCTCCTCTGCAGGCCTCGTCATTGCCAATCATCAAGACATCAAGTCAGAGATTGAGACCCGGGGGGACAGCTTCACGGCCTGTATTGACATGGGGAACGCGCTCATGAATAATAATCATTATGCCACCGATGAG ATCCGGGAAAAGCTTGCACAGTTgcaagaaaagagagaaaggatCAACAAAAAGTGGCAGGATAAGATGGACTATTTACAAATTA TGCTGGAAGTATTGCAGTTTGGACGTGATGCCTACGTCGCAGAGTCTTGGTTGGCTGGGCAAGAACCTCTCGTGCGGACTGCAGACCTGGGCTCCAATGTGGATGAGGTGGAAAGTCTGATAAAGCGCCACGAGGCCTTTGAAAAACTTGCTGCCTCCTGGGAAGAGCGTTTTGTCCAGCTGGAAAAACTTACAACA cttgaagAGCAGGAAATTCAGAGGAGgcgagaggaggaggagagggcaCGACGACCCCCCACACCAGCCCCTGTAGAGGAAGTGGCCCAGTCGGAAGCAGAAAGTCGTGTCCATGACTCTGCAGCCAG AACCAGTCTAGACCAGACAACGCTGAATCAGTCGGTGTCGGTGAACGGAGTCCACAGTGATAATGACACGTCACAG AACATTACTATTCCATCACCATCGATCTTTAGCTCCAGTGGTCGTCGATGTTCAAGCCACATTGATTATCAA CAATCGCAATCGCTATCATTGTCAGTGGGATCGAAATCAGAGGCTAAGCGTGTTTATAAAGCAAAGCAACCACAGCGT GGCTCCGAGTCAGAAAACGGACCAGGGCGGGACAGCGGCTTGGCTTCTTCGCGCCTCGAGCCGCCGTCGGCCACGTTACCGGGCCGAGGCGGAGCCGAGTCTGACCCAGACACCATGGAAGGTATACTTTGTCGAAAACAAGAGATGGAGTCGCACAGCAAGAAGGCAGCTACCAG GTCATGGCAGAACGTATACTGTGTCTTAAGAAAAGGAAGTATGGGTTTCTATAAAGATGGAAAAAGTGCTACAAATGGCATTCCTTACCACGGAGAGGTCCCTATAAGCCTTGGAGAGGCTGTTTGTGAAATTGCACATGACTATAAGAAGAGGAAACATGTATTCAAACTCCG GCTAGGAGATGGAAAGGAGTACCTGTTCCAAGCAAAGGATGAG GCGGAAATGAGTGCCTGGATCCACTCCATACTCAGTTCCATTCCATCAGGATCGGGAGACTCGCCGGGGGTGCCGCGGCCAATCAACCGCGCCATGACCATGCCCCCCATCTCTCCCGGCGGCTCAGTCGATACCGGTGGCGTGACCATGCGCAACAAAGACGGGAAAGATAAAGATCGGGAGAAGAGGTTCAGCTTCTTCGGCAAGAAAAAATGA